In Candidatus Defluviibacterium haderslevense, the following are encoded in one genomic region:
- a CDS encoding class I SAM-dependent methyltransferase, whose amino-acid sequence MLPIPFSQCPFCHSSAINKAFSIKDYSISQETFELFKCQTCTLLFTQNPPFESNIGRYYESNQYISHSDTTKGVIAKTYHWIRTFMLRKKRMIIDPLSQIKKVIDIGSGTGYFLNEMKSHGFEVLGIEKNKSARDFSIEHFKIDVRDPETLLSGTLMNTFDVATMWHVLEHIYDPKLYLTAIRNALTQNGYLIIAVPNYQSYDATHYKEHWAAYDVPRHLWHFDYTTIQQLVHPIGFKLMDIKRMPFDSYYVAMLSESFNKNALSIVKALIIGFISNLISRFNPKKTSSILYIFQKINVTNNE is encoded by the coding sequence ATGCTTCCAATCCCATTTTCTCAATGCCCTTTCTGCCATTCTTCAGCAATAAACAAGGCCTTTTCTATTAAAGATTACAGCATCAGTCAAGAAACATTTGAATTATTTAAATGCCAAACTTGCACCCTACTATTCACACAAAATCCTCCTTTTGAATCAAACATTGGTCGCTATTATGAAAGTAACCAATACATATCTCATTCCGATACAACCAAAGGTGTAATAGCAAAAACCTATCATTGGATTCGAACATTCATGTTGAGAAAAAAAAGAATGATCATTGATCCATTAAGCCAAATAAAAAAAGTAATTGACATCGGAAGCGGGACAGGTTATTTTCTAAATGAGATGAAATCACATGGCTTTGAAGTATTGGGAATTGAAAAAAATAAATCAGCCAGAGATTTTAGTATTGAACATTTTAAAATAGATGTTCGCGACCCGGAGACATTATTATCAGGCACACTCATGAACACCTTTGATGTAGCAACAATGTGGCATGTGTTGGAGCATATTTACGACCCCAAATTGTATCTCACAGCTATACGAAATGCATTAACCCAGAATGGATACCTAATTATTGCTGTTCCAAATTATCAATCATATGATGCGACTCATTATAAAGAACATTGGGCTGCATATGATGTACCGCGACACCTTTGGCATTTTGATTACACAACGATTCAACAATTAGTTCATCCCATTGGATTCAAATTAATGGACATTAAAAGAATGCCTTTTGATTCTTATTATGTTGCTATGCTAAGTGAGTCGTTTAATAAAAATGCATTATCAATAGTAAAAGCATTGATTATTGGATTTATTTCTAATTTAATAAGTCGTTTCAATCCTAAAAAAACCAGCTCAATATTATATATTTTTCAAAAAATAAATGTGACCAACAATGAATGA
- the ribD gene encoding bifunctional diaminohydroxyphosphoribosylaminopyrimidine deaminase/5-amino-6-(5-phosphoribosylamino)uracil reductase RibD, with the protein MKEFHEKNISYCIHLAQRGLGQVSPNPMVGAVLIYNQQIIGQGWHQYYGGPHAEQNAIDNAVELGNQHLISESTLYVSLEPCNHYGKTPPCTQLIIKYNIKRVVFGTFDPNPTMAGISIKKLMHQGIEVLGPILKTKCDQLIQMFRINMLHTRPYVILKFAQSADFFISNWEHNTKISNPYTDILVHKWRSEADGILIGRITLQTDNPLLNNRHWYGKNPKIIIWTTQNQLINSDYNVFKHSENTILTSQITHKNSLESILKSLYLEKKLGVILVEGGAKVLNGFIESGFWDEARIITNTKLRIQNGVIAPKIQGKLIESDQLLNDKIHYIQR; encoded by the coding sequence GTGAAGGAATTCCACGAAAAAAATATTAGCTATTGTATTCATTTAGCTCAGCGGGGTTTGGGTCAAGTTTCACCAAATCCCATGGTTGGAGCGGTTTTGATTTATAACCAACAAATTATAGGTCAGGGCTGGCATCAATACTATGGAGGACCTCATGCTGAGCAAAATGCAATAGACAATGCGGTAGAACTAGGGAATCAACACCTCATTTCAGAATCAACACTCTACGTCAGCCTTGAACCTTGCAATCACTATGGCAAAACACCGCCTTGCACACAGTTGATTATCAAATATAATATCAAACGTGTTGTTTTTGGAACTTTTGATCCAAATCCAACGATGGCTGGAATAAGCATTAAAAAGTTAATGCACCAAGGAATTGAAGTGTTAGGTCCCATTTTAAAAACTAAATGCGATCAACTTATCCAAATGTTTAGAATTAACATGCTTCACACAAGGCCTTATGTTATTCTTAAATTTGCCCAAAGTGCTGATTTTTTTATTTCGAATTGGGAACACAACACAAAAATATCCAATCCATACACTGATATTCTTGTTCACAAATGGCGTTCTGAAGCTGATGGTATTCTCATAGGAAGAATTACTTTACAAACTGATAATCCCTTGTTAAACAATAGGCATTGGTATGGGAAAAATCCTAAAATCATCATTTGGACAACTCAAAATCAATTGATCAATTCTGATTACAATGTATTCAAACATTCCGAAAATACCATTTTGACTTCACAAATTACTCATAAGAATTCTTTAGAATCAATCCTTAAATCACTCTATTTGGAAAAAAAATTAGGTGTCATTCTTGTAGAGGGAGGTGCCAAAGTGCTCAATGGATTTATTGAATCCGGATTTTGGGACGAGGCTAGAATAATAACGAATACAAAACTTAGAATACAAAATGGTGTAATAGCCCCAAAAATTCAAGGAAAATTAATAGAATCAGATCAGCTTTTAAACGATAAGATCCATTATATCCAGAGATAA
- a CDS encoding gliding motility-associated C-terminal domain-containing protein — protein sequence MQRFLLILLISLSLGSNLQLLAQCTPPSADNCQDANVLCSLDEVNGYSCSNPNYSNPTGCSPLCPSGGGAHNTAWWAFVCDGGNVTITITYQNCSVNGTGVQMGIWGDCDCAESVACNPNCSGPGQFTITAQLTACKTYYLFVDGCSGDVCDFTITTSGGSAPHLSPLGKINNDADRKLTVCKGACGVNFKVAGQNGGCEPTYEWTLDGNIVGGDEDNIDLDFPDEGVFNLCVTAYIGNPSSGSICDQEGPECITITVIPYKDRIGVDRRLCAEDVPFPWHNQTVTETGIYRNMFTDKDCCIYDSVVKFIVLPIPIGPSIYHIGCDANDVYIEPTTKIPYRGCYMNEVITFSKASNPFKCDSFIDLTTVFLEFNPDFTEECANGKVLIQPNIENLTFSCGGGETFDFKYKWYLKSDGRKTPIGFNESILVDKKEDYCVEYTVLTKLGTISKTCVFNYCEKIDEDQFKPLKVCPKGDLLVCRGKTGIYFIDTITPPNAVHNWSITNGTILTTNPFQATTIEVLWNNPASIGTVCYNYSSECGTSPDCCIDVKIENSPAPKAGPDESICGLANQFKGQKDVGGQWVKVSGPGNAIITDVFDDRSPVSVDLYGTYTFVWSESRLGCTGADTVVLRFNDDPKKDIESYICSGNNKDFKVRFQISGGQPAYTVIKGNGTIDASNIYTSKVILNNSIDTVIIRDANGCEFTFIHTYECKCTNSLGKLMPDKYLLCEDGTVVVNYDKTTEVLDLNPADTVIFFICSDPTNPFATKIKDITSFSFGYNPSFVFGQTYYIGAILGRKDGRGGIDALLGCLSETAGTEFTFYQIPTPQAGPDDAICGSVYDLKGIQSIPGSDITWRVISGNGALFTDAKTAITQVSAQSGFGKYRFEIEENNNDICIRQDVVEITFNESPSIINLVKDCVLEGGVVTPDGKYIVCAEIKGGTPPYVLLSGGGKIVGNTWCSDTLFSPNSFTVQIQDANGCVSLIIDDNYNCKCGIIDPGKLDTSLLVKCEDQCYTIAELLTNSINEVIDPEDGIMYILHRGNYTNAIDTFYSLNDIVCFDSKNMVLGNGNTYYVSRIVGDDVLPKDGIIDTRDPCKRVSNNRPITWEPYPLADAGSPEDVCGLTYNFKANLTLGTGTWKLISGPGTATIGDVNLANSSVTVSQFGAYTFEWGVFNFSCDRYDTVRVVFHDSPDLSLIDIECDNTAENARVIIRAQKGDQPTWVLKGAYDGSNLLNGTFSGNVWTSDWFSSNTDFTITIEDQYQCNLFKLPGDAPCACITALGTLDKTPIILCADGQASAKYNVAPGVLDGNDVVRYMLYDGSSTDPKNGTSISVNSDGKFVFDPSKMQLGKTYYISVFIGNLDPNTGNVNFTDRCALFDVVPVTWYAYPVAAINGNNILTCAVTSLALDGLKSTSGSGSPLDFAWSTQNGRIVGPANTGTSTIDRPGTYILDVTDPISGCKNQTSFVVTENLVKPIVAIAPPNVLTCAVTSINLDGNGSSRGAIYGANWSGPGTIIGGATYSPTVSSIGRYTIVVTNTQNGCKDSTFVTVTEDKLTPVPLIEQKGTLTCTVNEVQLDGSKSRGLSGNINNYSWDALTGNIISGQGSSQITVGKPGGTFRLTVRDGKNGCTAIDTITVDELGNPLAQILSDPHNPKCFGDRNGFIDINGVLDKNNQTLGNVQYSINGGPFTSNPNFTNLTQGSYTIKVKDINGCTLETRHDLIEPGKMGIKVIKSIVVDQGTEVHLDSLLLEISGGTQVANGGYQDTTWFNLDQQIDWKPRLIYNADTSREFLITGYDKEGCEISERVRVLVRILKDVWWPTVISANGDGKNDFFNLYGKRVRQVKLLEIYDRWGARVYSQQNLPDGNNGGQNKGWDGVFKGVKALPGVYTFYAEIEYEKSTGFDKFQGEFTLLR from the coding sequence ATGCAAAGATTTTTACTGATTTTACTGATTAGTTTATCATTAGGATCCAATCTTCAACTTTTAGCTCAATGTACACCACCATCCGCTGACAATTGCCAGGATGCCAATGTATTATGTTCATTGGATGAAGTAAATGGTTATAGTTGTTCTAATCCAAATTACAGCAATCCAACAGGATGTAGCCCTTTATGCCCTTCAGGTGGAGGTGCTCATAATACAGCCTGGTGGGCTTTTGTTTGCGATGGTGGAAATGTAACCATTACAATAACTTATCAGAACTGCTCGGTTAATGGTACAGGTGTTCAAATGGGTATCTGGGGTGATTGTGATTGTGCAGAATCTGTTGCATGTAACCCAAATTGTAGTGGTCCGGGACAGTTTACAATTACCGCACAGCTGACAGCATGTAAAACATACTACTTATTTGTTGATGGATGTAGTGGAGATGTTTGTGATTTTACAATAACAACTTCGGGAGGTTCCGCTCCACACCTAAGTCCACTCGGAAAAATAAACAATGATGCAGACCGAAAATTGACGGTGTGTAAAGGTGCGTGTGGAGTTAACTTTAAAGTTGCAGGTCAAAATGGAGGATGCGAACCAACTTATGAATGGACACTGGATGGAAACATAGTAGGAGGTGATGAAGACAATATTGATTTGGATTTTCCTGATGAAGGAGTTTTTAACTTATGTGTTACAGCTTATATTGGAAATCCATCATCCGGTTCAATTTGTGACCAGGAAGGTCCTGAATGTATAACAATTACTGTTATTCCTTACAAAGACAGAATAGGGGTTGATCGGAGATTATGTGCAGAAGATGTCCCTTTTCCATGGCATAATCAAACGGTAACTGAAACCGGTATTTACAGAAATATGTTTACAGATAAAGATTGTTGCATTTATGATTCAGTTGTTAAATTTATAGTACTCCCAATTCCTATTGGTCCAAGTATTTATCATATCGGATGCGATGCCAATGATGTTTATATAGAGCCAACCACAAAAATTCCATATCGTGGATGTTATATGAATGAAGTCATCACTTTTTCTAAGGCCAGCAATCCTTTTAAATGTGATAGTTTTATTGATCTTACTACGGTATTTTTGGAATTTAACCCTGATTTTACGGAAGAATGTGCTAATGGTAAAGTTTTAATTCAACCTAATATTGAAAACTTAACTTTTAGTTGTGGTGGCGGTGAGACTTTTGATTTTAAATACAAATGGTACTTAAAAAGCGATGGTAGAAAAACACCTATTGGCTTTAATGAATCTATTTTAGTTGATAAAAAAGAAGATTATTGTGTTGAGTATACAGTGTTGACAAAATTGGGAACGATTTCAAAAACATGTGTTTTTAATTATTGTGAAAAGATTGATGAAGACCAATTTAAGCCACTAAAGGTTTGTCCAAAAGGAGATTTATTAGTTTGTAGAGGTAAAACCGGAATTTATTTTATAGACACGATAACTCCTCCGAATGCGGTTCATAACTGGTCTATTACCAATGGAACTATTTTGACCACGAATCCATTTCAAGCTACAACGATTGAAGTTCTATGGAACAACCCAGCTAGTATAGGAACGGTATGTTATAATTATTCTTCAGAATGTGGAACAAGCCCTGATTGTTGTATTGATGTAAAAATAGAAAATTCACCTGCGCCAAAAGCAGGACCCGATGAAAGCATATGCGGATTAGCCAATCAGTTCAAAGGGCAAAAAGATGTTGGTGGACAATGGGTAAAAGTTTCTGGTCCTGGAAATGCAATAATTACAGACGTTTTTGACGATAGATCTCCCGTTTCTGTTGATCTTTATGGAACGTACACATTCGTTTGGTCAGAATCAAGATTAGGGTGCACAGGTGCAGATACAGTTGTACTTAGATTTAATGATGATCCTAAGAAGGATATTGAGTCTTATATCTGTAGCGGTAATAATAAAGATTTTAAAGTGCGATTCCAAATATCTGGAGGTCAACCTGCATACACTGTTATAAAAGGTAACGGGACTATTGATGCATCAAACATTTATACCTCTAAAGTTATTTTAAATAATTCCATTGACACAGTGATTATTAGAGATGCCAATGGTTGTGAATTTACTTTTATACATACTTATGAATGTAAATGCACCAATAGCTTAGGGAAATTAATGCCTGACAAATATCTTTTATGTGAGGATGGTACAGTTGTCGTTAATTATGATAAAACAACAGAAGTATTGGATTTAAATCCTGCAGATACTGTGATCTTCTTTATTTGCTCAGATCCAACTAATCCTTTCGCTACTAAAATCAAGGATATAACATCATTTTCTTTTGGTTATAATCCTTCTTTTGTATTTGGTCAAACGTATTACATTGGGGCTATTCTAGGGAGAAAAGACGGAAGAGGAGGAATTGATGCATTGCTAGGATGTCTAAGTGAAACAGCTGGTACTGAATTTACTTTTTATCAAATACCAACCCCTCAAGCTGGTCCTGATGATGCAATTTGTGGTAGTGTATATGATCTGAAAGGAATACAATCTATCCCCGGAAGTGATATCACTTGGCGAGTCATTAGTGGAAATGGGGCCTTGTTTACAGATGCAAAAACAGCAATTACACAAGTAAGTGCACAGAGTGGTTTTGGTAAATATCGATTTGAAATCGAAGAAAATAATAATGATATTTGTATCAGACAAGATGTAGTTGAAATTACATTTAATGAATCTCCTTCAATCATTAATCTCGTTAAGGATTGTGTTTTAGAAGGCGGCGTAGTAACTCCTGATGGGAAATATATTGTTTGTGCAGAAATCAAAGGTGGAACCCCACCTTATGTTTTGTTATCTGGGGGTGGAAAAATAGTTGGAAATACTTGGTGCTCGGATACACTTTTTAGTCCAAATTCATTTACTGTTCAAATACAGGATGCAAATGGATGTGTTTCGCTAATAATTGATGATAATTACAATTGTAAATGTGGAATCATTGATCCAGGAAAATTGGATACTTCATTATTGGTTAAATGTGAAGATCAATGTTATACCATTGCAGAATTATTAACCAATTCAATTAATGAAGTCATTGATCCTGAAGATGGTATAATGTATATACTACACCGAGGTAATTATACAAATGCAATTGATACATTCTATTCATTGAATGATATCGTATGTTTTGACAGTAAGAACATGGTCTTAGGAAATGGAAATACGTACTACGTATCTCGAATAGTTGGTGATGATGTTTTGCCAAAAGATGGTATCATAGACACAAGGGATCCATGTAAACGCGTATCGAATAACAGACCTATAACATGGGAGCCATATCCATTAGCAGATGCAGGATCACCAGAAGATGTTTGCGGATTAACCTATAATTTCAAAGCGAATTTGACTTTAGGAACAGGAACATGGAAATTAATATCTGGTCCAGGAACAGCAACAATAGGTGATGTAAATCTCGCTAACTCAAGTGTTACAGTTAGCCAATTTGGAGCTTATACATTTGAGTGGGGTGTATTCAATTTTTCTTGCGATCGTTATGACACGGTGCGGGTTGTATTTCACGATTCACCAGACCTTTCATTAATAGATATAGAATGTGATAATACAGCAGAGAATGCAAGAGTAATCATTAGAGCACAAAAAGGAGATCAGCCGACTTGGGTATTGAAAGGTGCATATGATGGCAGTAATCTTTTAAATGGAACGTTTAGTGGTAATGTATGGACCTCAGACTGGTTTTCATCAAATACTGATTTTACCATTACCATTGAAGATCAATATCAATGTAATCTTTTTAAATTACCTGGAGATGCACCATGTGCTTGTATAACCGCATTGGGTACGTTGGATAAGACGCCAATCATATTGTGTGCAGATGGCCAAGCCAGTGCTAAATATAATGTGGCTCCAGGTGTATTGGATGGAAATGATGTCGTTCGTTATATGTTATATGATGGCTCGTCAACAGATCCTAAAAATGGAACATCGATATCTGTGAACAGTGATGGAAAATTTGTTTTTGATCCAAGTAAAATGCAATTAGGAAAGACCTATTACATATCAGTGTTTATTGGAAATCTGGACCCTAATACAGGCAATGTAAATTTCACGGATCGCTGTGCCTTGTTTGATGTGGTACCGGTAACCTGGTATGCATATCCGGTAGCAGCTATCAATGGAAATAATATATTAACATGTGCGGTAACTAGTTTAGCTTTAGATGGATTAAAATCAACAAGTGGATCAGGAAGTCCATTGGATTTTGCTTGGAGTACCCAAAATGGTAGAATAGTTGGACCTGCAAATACAGGAACATCCACTATTGATCGTCCCGGAACCTATATATTAGATGTAACCGATCCAATTTCTGGATGTAAAAATCAAACCAGTTTTGTAGTAACAGAAAATTTGGTTAAACCAATAGTAGCTATTGCACCTCCAAATGTACTGACCTGTGCAGTGACAAGTATTAATTTGGATGGAAATGGATCATCCAGAGGTGCTATATATGGAGCTAATTGGTCAGGCCCTGGAACGATAATTGGAGGTGCGACTTATTCCCCAACAGTATCAAGTATAGGCCGATACACCATTGTTGTGACGAATACACAAAATGGATGTAAGGATTCTACATTTGTAACAGTAACTGAAGATAAGCTAACTCCGGTACCATTAATTGAGCAAAAAGGAACATTAACATGCACCGTGAATGAGGTACAATTAGATGGTTCTAAATCAAGAGGACTTTCCGGGAATATCAATAATTATTCATGGGATGCATTAACTGGAAATATCATATCAGGTCAAGGTAGTTCACAAATTACTGTAGGAAAACCTGGAGGAACTTTTAGATTGACAGTCCGAGATGGCAAGAATGGATGTACTGCAATTGATACTATTACAGTTGATGAATTGGGAAATCCGTTAGCTCAAATCTTATCGGATCCGCATAATCCAAAGTGCTTTGGAGACAGAAATGGATTCATAGATATTAATGGAGTTTTGGATAAGAACAACCAAACATTAGGTAATGTCCAATATTCCATAAATGGTGGCCCATTTACATCAAACCCGAATTTTACGAACTTAACACAAGGGTCATATACCATCAAAGTAAAAGATATTAATGGCTGTACTTTAGAAACTCGTCATGATCTGATAGAACCAGGAAAAATGGGCATCAAGGTAATCAAGAGTATCGTTGTGGACCAAGGTACAGAAGTACATTTAGATTCATTGTTGTTGGAAATTTCAGGTGGAACACAAGTTGCTAATGGAGGTTACCAAGATACAACATGGTTTAATCTTGATCAGCAAATTGACTGGAAACCAAGGTTGATTTACAATGCAGACACAAGCAGAGAATTCTTAATCACAGGATATGATAAAGAGGGATGTGAAATCAGTGAAAGAGTACGAGTGCTGGTAAGAATCCTTAAAGATGTGTGGTGGCCAACCGTAATTTCAGCTAATGGTGATGGTAAAAATGACTTCTTTAATTTATATGGAAAACGTGTAAGACAAGTTAAATTATTAGAAATATATGATCGTTGGGGTGCTAGAGTTTATTCCCAACAGAATTTGCCTGACGGTAATAACGGTGGACAAAATAAAGGTTGGGATGGCGTGTTTAAGGGTGTTAAAGCATTGCCTGGAGTATATACTTTCTATGCTGAAATTGAATATGAAAAATCTACCGGTTTTGATAAGTTTCAGGGAGAATTTACTTTGTTGAGATAG
- a CDS encoding DUF255 domain-containing protein, with protein MGNLIYGQSNSINWVRWSDVPALMKKDKKKIVVDIYTDWCGWCKRMDASTFQDPKVIKAINKNFYAVKFNAEQKEDINFKSKVYQFVPQGNRGYHSLAAEITQGRLSYPTFVFLDEELNTIQPIPGYQDATIFEMISIYFGDNHYKTVPFKTFQESYK; from the coding sequence ATGGGAAATTTAATTTATGGTCAATCCAACAGCATCAATTGGGTCAGATGGTCAGATGTACCTGCTCTGATGAAAAAAGATAAAAAGAAAATTGTTGTTGATATTTATACCGATTGGTGTGGATGGTGCAAGAGAATGGATGCTTCAACTTTTCAAGATCCAAAAGTTATTAAGGCCATCAATAAAAATTTTTATGCTGTCAAATTTAATGCTGAACAAAAAGAAGACATTAATTTCAAATCTAAAGTTTATCAATTTGTTCCACAGGGCAACAGAGGATATCATTCCTTGGCAGCAGAAATAACTCAAGGAAGATTGTCTTATCCAACCTTTGTTTTTTTAGATGAAGAATTAAATACAATACAACCCATTCCTGGATATCAAGATGCAACTATTTTCGAAATGATTTCAATCTATTTTGGTGACAACCATTATAAAACTGTTCCCTTTAAAACCTTTCAAGAATCATATAAATAG
- a CDS encoding class I SAM-dependent methyltransferase produces the protein MNDTAERVSSHDYSDNYVYQRCLYAYQQAAKRIHGKVLEIGTGSGIGLSYMAPQCDSFTTIDKFSSNIDFTKYPNTTFIQMEIPPFVNIPDQSFDFVIAFQLIEHIEPDDAFVKEIYRVLKKDGKALLTTPNRLQSLTRNPWHIREYLASELAELFRKNQFTKIEMLGTFGNKKVNDYIEKNKASVKRITRFDIFNLQYRLPRKWLQVPYDFFNRMNRKNIAKNNVALTTDISTNDFYLSQENPESLDLFIIATK, from the coding sequence ATGAATGACACAGCAGAGCGCGTATCCAGTCATGATTACAGTGATAATTATGTATATCAACGCTGTCTTTATGCCTATCAGCAAGCAGCAAAAAGAATTCATGGTAAAGTTTTAGAAATAGGAACGGGCAGCGGAATTGGATTATCTTATATGGCGCCACAGTGTGATTCATTTACAACGATCGACAAATTTTCAAGTAATATTGATTTTACAAAATACCCAAATACCACATTTATCCAAATGGAAATTCCACCATTTGTTAATATTCCAGATCAGAGTTTTGATTTTGTTATAGCTTTTCAACTTATTGAACATATAGAGCCTGACGATGCCTTTGTTAAAGAAATTTACAGGGTTTTAAAAAAGGATGGAAAGGCGCTGCTCACCACCCCAAATCGACTGCAATCACTCACCAGGAATCCGTGGCATATCAGAGAATATCTAGCCAGTGAACTTGCTGAACTTTTCCGAAAAAATCAGTTTACCAAAATAGAAATGCTGGGGACTTTTGGGAACAAAAAAGTAAATGATTATATTGAAAAAAATAAAGCTTCTGTAAAAAGAATTACCCGTTTTGATATTTTTAATTTACAATATCGACTACCCAGAAAATGGCTTCAGGTTCCTTATGATTTTTTCAATAGAATGAATCGAAAAAATATTGCAAAGAACAATGTTGCGCTAACAACAGATATTTCTACTAATGATTTTTATTTAAGTCAGGAGAATCCTGAAAGCTTAGACCTTTTTATTATTGCAACAAAATAA
- a CDS encoding aquaporin encodes MKKLLTEFIGAFFVSLSVTLCLLGTVGNMAGLAIGITLMVMVFAGGHISGGHYNPAVTLAVFIRGKCPPHEVPGYILAQLFGAALAALVGSSFIIGKLGVGMDLSGITAQAILCEILGSFAMCYVVLNVATTKDNVGNSFYGLAIGLTMTSCAYAFGGISGIAFNPAIALGLGISNISGFANIWIYWVGEIIGAVVAAFTFLYINGKD; translated from the coding sequence ATGAAGAAATTATTGACAGAATTTATTGGAGCCTTTTTTGTTTCATTAAGCGTTACCTTATGTTTGTTGGGAACAGTAGGAAATATGGCAGGATTGGCAATTGGGATTACACTCATGGTCATGGTTTTTGCTGGAGGACATATTTCGGGAGGTCATTATAATCCCGCTGTTACTTTGGCCGTGTTTATTAGAGGAAAATGTCCCCCACATGAAGTGCCGGGTTATATACTAGCTCAATTATTCGGAGCAGCATTGGCAGCTTTGGTTGGATCCAGTTTTATTATCGGTAAATTGGGAGTTGGAATGGATCTTTCGGGAATTACTGCTCAAGCAATATTGTGTGAGATTTTGGGTAGTTTCGCGATGTGTTATGTCGTATTGAATGTTGCTACAACAAAAGATAATGTTGGAAATTCATTTTATGGTTTAGCAATAGGGCTAACAATGACATCTTGTGCTTATGCTTTCGGAGGAATTTCTGGTATTGCATTTAATCCAGCTATCGCCTTAGGATTGGGGATCTCAAATATCTCAGGGTTTGCTAATATTTGGATTTATTGGGTGGGAGAGATCATCGGTGCGGTAGTCGCAGCATTTACTTTTTTGTATATTAACGGTAAGGATTAA
- a CDS encoding NAD(P)/FAD-dependent oxidoreductase: MYDTIIIGGGASGIFAGISCKTHFPNSSVLVLEKSTKLLSKVKISGGGRCNVTHSCFENKEMVLNYPRGSKELRNVFSSFDASDTIHWFESRGVTLKTESDGRIFPTSDSSQTIINCLLSACQKLDIKIFLKHQVENISKNNEGTFVVSVNKNQIYFAKNIIIATGGHPKLNSYHWIEHLGIKIVSPVPSLFSFNAVKSPLSGLEGVSFDASFSITGIHLNITGPAIITHWGISGPAPLKLSAWAALELYTKKYEYELNIHFCPQWNQIEIQNELMNFKSTNGKSKINKANPFKIPNRLHERLLIISGIDIQKNWGDINKKEIAALVLNINQFKIQCSGKTTYKEEFVTAGGIDLKEINLSTMESKKIQGLFFTGEVLNIDGITGGFNFQNAWSTGWIAGANIRI, from the coding sequence ATTTACGATACAATTATTATCGGTGGAGGTGCATCAGGAATTTTCGCTGGAATCTCGTGCAAAACTCATTTTCCAAATTCATCTGTACTTGTCTTAGAAAAAAGCACAAAGTTATTATCAAAAGTCAAAATATCAGGAGGCGGTCGATGTAATGTTACGCATTCTTGTTTTGAAAACAAAGAAATGGTTTTAAATTATCCAAGAGGATCCAAAGAATTGAGAAATGTTTTTTCATCATTTGATGCTTCTGATACGATACATTGGTTTGAATCTCGAGGTGTAACATTGAAAACAGAATCTGATGGCCGAATATTTCCAACATCAGATTCATCACAAACCATTATTAATTGTTTACTAAGTGCATGTCAAAAATTAGATATTAAAATATTTCTTAAACATCAAGTTGAAAACATTTCAAAAAATAATGAAGGAACATTTGTTGTAAGTGTAAATAAAAATCAGATTTATTTTGCCAAAAATATAATTATTGCAACAGGGGGACATCCTAAATTAAATTCTTATCATTGGATTGAGCATTTAGGAATAAAAATCGTATCGCCAGTTCCCTCACTATTTAGTTTTAATGCTGTAAAATCTCCACTGTCAGGATTAGAAGGAGTTAGCTTTGATGCAAGCTTTTCAATCACAGGTATTCATCTAAATATTACAGGACCAGCAATCATTACTCATTGGGGGATCAGCGGACCTGCGCCATTGAAATTATCAGCCTGGGCAGCCCTTGAGCTTTATACAAAAAAATATGAGTATGAGCTCAATATTCATTTTTGTCCGCAATGGAATCAAATTGAAATTCAAAATGAATTAATGAACTTCAAATCAACAAATGGAAAATCAAAAATCAATAAAGCCAATCCATTTAAAATACCGAATAGACTTCATGAACGCTTATTGATCATCAGTGGAATAGACATTCAAAAAAATTGGGGAGATATCAATAAAAAAGAAATAGCGGCATTAGTACTTAACATCAACCAATTCAAAATTCAATGTTCGGGTAAAACAACATACAAAGAAGAATTTGTAACTGCAGGTGGCATTGATCTAAAGGAAATCAATTTGAGCACCATGGAAAGTAAAAAAATACAAGGTTTGTTTTTTACTGGTGAAGTATTAAATATTGATGGGATTACCGGAGGATTTAATTTTCAAAATGCATGGAGTACAGGGTGGATCGCAGGTGCAAATATTCGAATATAA